In one window of Euzebya rosea DNA:
- a CDS encoding M14 family metallopeptidase translates to MSFRPRSTVVALLAVAALGLSLVPAGALPLVTTTEQAFAPQLVTVDAPTRAHRNAIADLGLDVTEHAGHDYVEVVLHSAADEALLAANGFTWDVRIGDLIAREMERIELDAAFAAANPVTDLPSGRNAYRVLADFGNEIDQLAADNPDLAKRITIGTSVEGRDLTGIEIGVDVNEPEDGRPVFLMFGAHHAREWPSAELPMEFAHDLIDAFTDSTHPDHARVVDLLTRGRAIIVPVSNPDGYDASRTSGAVDLNTVVPQSLYNPVTILGTPGNAYKRKNCRYVDGQSQPAGTCVLAASPGGLGIGVDLNRNYGGLWGGPGASGESTSATYRGPAPFSEPETQAIRNLISTRQVTTLISNHTFSNLILRPVGVNPATVGPDGSPIGFAPDECFTAADGHDHGMQALGERMAAQNGYSNQFGWELYDTTGTTEDYSYNATGGYGYTFEIGAHEFHPPYEEVIAEYLGTTSHATNVDGDNAAELTTAAGDACEGAAPTHTDETVGGGNREAYLIAFENAVNSATHAVLTGTAPAGAEITVSRTGTFPLWDGTPFEDTVTTSMTVDETGEFTYHVNPSTRPFVDSRKASQLGEPVAELQATGTAPPLRSSTQTLVIDTPVDLIRATVSTSFPVDGQAVRYNEMHLQLLGPNGQPLASATEFGPTNSLLYSDPEGKKLPAGTYTLRVSNSLAVTSQYDLEAYAQDVVAPVTTRTPEMWTVSCDGVEVTRVLVDRGETVDLNTVC, encoded by the coding sequence ATGTCGTTCCGCCCCCGTTCCACCGTCGTGGCGCTGCTGGCCGTCGCCGCGCTCGGACTGTCGTTGGTGCCTGCCGGTGCCCTGCCGCTGGTCACCACCACCGAGCAGGCCTTCGCGCCGCAGCTCGTCACCGTCGATGCCCCCACCCGCGCCCACCGCAACGCCATCGCCGACCTCGGCCTGGACGTCACCGAACACGCGGGCCACGACTACGTCGAGGTCGTCCTGCACTCCGCCGCCGACGAGGCGCTGCTGGCCGCCAACGGCTTCACCTGGGACGTCCGCATCGGCGACCTGATCGCCCGCGAGATGGAGCGCATCGAGCTCGACGCCGCGTTCGCCGCCGCCAACCCGGTGACCGACCTGCCGTCGGGCCGCAACGCCTACCGCGTGCTGGCCGACTTCGGCAACGAGATCGACCAGCTGGCGGCCGACAACCCCGACCTCGCCAAGCGCATCACCATCGGCACCTCCGTGGAGGGCCGGGACCTGACCGGCATCGAGATCGGCGTCGACGTCAACGAACCCGAGGACGGCCGCCCGGTCTTCCTGATGTTCGGTGCACACCACGCCCGCGAGTGGCCGTCGGCCGAGCTCCCAATGGAGTTCGCCCACGACCTCATCGACGCCTTCACCGACAGCACCCACCCCGACCACGCCCGTGTGGTCGACCTGCTGACCCGCGGACGCGCGATCATCGTCCCCGTCTCCAACCCCGACGGCTACGACGCCTCCCGCACCTCCGGCGCGGTGGACCTCAACACCGTCGTTCCCCAGAGCCTCTACAACCCGGTCACGATCCTCGGCACGCCCGGCAACGCCTACAAGCGCAAGAACTGCCGCTACGTCGACGGCCAGTCCCAGCCCGCCGGTACCTGTGTCCTCGCCGCCTCTCCCGGTGGCCTCGGCATCGGCGTCGACCTGAACCGCAACTACGGTGGCCTCTGGGGCGGCCCCGGCGCCTCCGGTGAGTCCACGTCGGCCACCTACCGCGGGCCGGCCCCGTTCTCCGAGCCGGAGACCCAGGCGATCCGCAACCTGATCTCCACCCGGCAGGTCACCACGCTGATCTCCAACCACACGTTCTCCAACCTGATCCTGCGGCCGGTCGGCGTGAACCCCGCGACGGTCGGCCCCGACGGCAGCCCCATCGGCTTCGCCCCCGACGAGTGCTTCACGGCCGCCGACGGCCACGACCACGGCATGCAGGCCCTCGGTGAGCGGATGGCCGCCCAGAACGGCTACTCCAACCAGTTCGGCTGGGAGCTCTACGACACGACCGGCACGACGGAGGACTACAGCTACAACGCCACCGGTGGGTACGGCTACACCTTCGAGATCGGCGCCCACGAGTTCCACCCGCCCTACGAGGAGGTCATCGCCGAGTACCTGGGCACGACCTCCCACGCCACGAACGTCGACGGCGACAACGCCGCCGAGCTGACCACGGCCGCCGGCGACGCCTGCGAGGGCGCCGCCCCGACCCACACCGACGAGACCGTCGGCGGCGGCAACCGCGAGGCCTACCTGATCGCCTTCGAGAACGCCGTGAACAGCGCGACCCACGCCGTCCTGACCGGGACCGCCCCCGCGGGCGCCGAGATCACCGTCAGCCGGACCGGCACCTTCCCGCTGTGGGACGGCACCCCGTTCGAGGACACCGTGACCACCTCGATGACCGTCGACGAGACCGGCGAGTTCACCTACCACGTCAACCCCTCGACCCGTCCGTTCGTGGACTCCCGCAAGGCCTCCCAGCTCGGCGAACCCGTCGCCGAGCTGCAGGCCACCGGCACCGCGCCGCCGCTGCGCAGCTCGACCCAGACGCTGGTCATCGACACCCCGGTCGACCTGATCCGCGCCACCGTCAGCACCTCGTTCCCCGTCGACGGCCAGGCCGTTCGGTACAACGAGATGCACCTTCAGCTGCTGGGCCCCAACGGCCAGCCGCTGGCCTCTGCGACCGAGTTCGGTCCGACCAACTCCCTGCTGTACAGCGACCCCGAGGGCAAGAAGCTGCCGGCCGGGACCTACACGCTGCGGGTCAGCAACTCCCTGGCGGTGACCTCGCAGTACGACCTCGAGGCCTACGCCCAGGACGTCGTGGCGCCCGTCACCACCCGCACCCCCGAGATGTGGACCGTCTCCTGCGATGGCGTCGAGGTCACCCGGGTCCTGGTCGACCGTGGCGAGACCGTTGACCTGAACACGGTCTGCTGA
- a CDS encoding M14 family zinc carboxypeptidase, with amino-acid sequence MHSSRVTMLVLGVLLLPLLLLQAPPAATEESSAERGLLEDIVTAAQLPDELLALLPANAAEAGLSYAPRLVQVEVPTRADRSRLVKSGLDVTEHAGDDFIEVVLTDPSHEQVIEDLGLSFTVVTPDLITQERDRILADAEYYQQTDESPLPSGRTTYRVLADYGNEIDQLAADNPDLVKRISVGESVEGRDLTGVEIGVDVNEPEDGRPVLLMFGAHHAREWPSAEAPMEFAHDLVNGFNAGDARAVDLLNRARVIIVPVSNPDGYDASRTSGDLIDLNGIEGGGTVTILATPGNAYKRKNCRYVDGQTQPAGSCVLVSSPGGYGIGIDLNRNYGALWGGPGAEGFPNTASPIYRGPEPFSEPETQAIRTLISTRQVTTLISNHTFSNLLLRPVGVDPSTIGPDGLPVGFAPDECFTQADGMDNGMQALGERMTAQTGYSNQFGWELYDTTGTTEDYSYNATGGYGYTFEIGPDQFHPPYEEYVAEYTGTAAAAQAVTLDNMSSLTTAVGRNCGDKVAADSVGGGLREAYWLALENAADSRTHAVLEGTAPEGAQIGVSRTGTFPLWDGTPFEDTVTTTMTVDETGEFTYHVNPSTRPFVDSRPYLPEGEVVAPEVTVVSEEQRTGNTPGPQVGSEDVPIDVPEDVDALIVHVTAEAPNDYDIELINPEAIVVDSSGNEDTDETVEAISPSGIQAGQWVVRVNNFAAAGDWTMDITIGTVPEEATSEDALLFSPRTEELWTVTCTIDGAVVASGDVAVDRGESADLGDVCGDGVVTGPSVVRLSGDSRFTTAIDVSQDRFAADDSADAVVLARGDEPSGFADALAGGPLAVNVNGPLLITNPDSLLDIVADEIDRVLAEGSTVYLLGGEAALDPSIESELQAAGYETVRISGVGRHETAVEIADALGNPDLVLVATGGTFPDALAASAAAGANDGAVLLTGSGEPHPATTAYLDEHDPAEAIAVGGPAAAAYPDLESVAGADRHATSVAVAERLFDQPTVAGVARGDAFPDALSGGAHIGALGGPMLLSQTDALNQGVEAYLCGLDSAETVYLYGGTAALSANVLSGIQTALGETGCTS; translated from the coding sequence GTGCACTCATCTCGCGTCACCATGCTCGTGCTGGGAGTTCTCCTGCTCCCACTCCTCCTGCTGCAGGCCCCACCGGCGGCGACCGAGGAGTCCTCCGCGGAGCGTGGGCTCCTCGAGGACATCGTCACCGCCGCCCAGCTGCCCGACGAGCTGCTGGCCCTGCTGCCCGCCAACGCCGCCGAGGCCGGGCTGTCCTACGCGCCGCGCCTGGTCCAGGTCGAGGTGCCCACCCGCGCGGACCGCAGCCGCCTCGTCAAGTCCGGGCTGGACGTGACCGAGCACGCCGGTGACGACTTCATCGAGGTCGTCCTGACCGACCCCTCGCACGAGCAGGTCATCGAGGACCTCGGCCTGTCCTTCACCGTGGTCACCCCCGACCTGATCACGCAGGAACGCGACCGCATCCTGGCCGACGCCGAGTACTACCAGCAGACCGACGAGAGCCCCCTGCCCAGCGGCCGCACCACCTACCGGGTCCTTGCCGACTACGGCAACGAGATCGACCAGCTTGCGGCCGACAACCCCGACCTGGTCAAGCGCATCTCCGTCGGGGAGTCCGTCGAGGGCCGCGACCTGACCGGGGTCGAGATCGGTGTCGACGTCAACGAACCCGAGGACGGCCGCCCGGTCCTGCTGATGTTCGGTGCGCACCACGCCCGCGAGTGGCCGTCGGCGGAGGCGCCGATGGAGTTCGCCCACGACCTGGTCAACGGCTTCAACGCAGGCGACGCACGTGCCGTGGACCTGCTGAACCGGGCCCGTGTCATCATCGTCCCCGTCTCCAACCCCGACGGCTATGACGCCTCCCGCACCTCCGGTGACCTGATCGACCTCAACGGCATCGAGGGCGGCGGCACCGTGACCATCCTGGCCACGCCCGGCAACGCCTACAAGCGCAAGAACTGCCGCTACGTCGACGGCCAGACCCAGCCGGCCGGCAGCTGCGTGCTCGTGTCCTCGCCCGGTGGTTACGGCATCGGGATCGACCTGAACCGCAACTACGGCGCCCTGTGGGGCGGCCCCGGCGCCGAGGGCTTCCCGAACACGGCCAGCCCGATCTACCGCGGGCCGGAACCGTTCTCCGAACCGGAGACCCAGGCGATCCGCACCCTGATCTCCACCCGGCAGGTCACCACGCTGATCTCCAACCACACGTTCAGCAACCTCCTGCTGCGGCCCGTCGGGGTCGACCCGTCCACCATCGGGCCCGACGGCCTGCCGGTCGGCTTCGCGCCCGACGAGTGCTTCACGCAGGCCGACGGCATGGACAACGGCATGCAGGCCCTGGGTGAGCGCATGACCGCCCAGACCGGCTACTCCAACCAGTTCGGCTGGGAGCTCTACGACACCACCGGCACGACGGAGGACTACAGCTACAACGCCACCGGCGGGTACGGCTACACCTTCGAGATCGGTCCCGACCAGTTCCACCCGCCGTACGAGGAGTACGTGGCGGAGTACACGGGCACCGCTGCCGCCGCGCAGGCCGTGACCCTGGACAACATGTCCTCGTTGACCACCGCCGTCGGTCGCAACTGCGGTGACAAGGTCGCTGCGGACTCCGTCGGTGGGGGCCTCCGCGAGGCGTACTGGCTGGCGCTGGAGAACGCCGCCGACAGCCGGACGCACGCGGTCCTCGAGGGCACGGCGCCCGAGGGCGCCCAGATCGGCGTCAGCCGGACCGGCACCTTCCCGCTGTGGGACGGCACCCCGTTCGAGGACACCGTGACCACCACGATGACCGTCGACGAGACCGGCGAGTTCACCTACCACGTCAACCCCTCCACCCGTCCGTTCGTGGACTCCCGTCCGTACCTCCCGGAGGGCGAGGTCGTCGCTCCCGAGGTCACGGTCGTCAGCGAGGAGCAGCGGACCGGCAACACCCCCGGCCCCCAGGTCGGCAGCGAGGACGTGCCGATCGACGTCCCCGAGGACGTCGACGCCCTCATCGTCCACGTCACCGCCGAGGCGCCCAACGACTACGACATCGAGCTGATCAACCCGGAGGCCATCGTCGTGGACTCCTCGGGCAACGAGGACACCGACGAGACGGTCGAGGCCATCAGCCCGTCCGGCATCCAGGCCGGCCAGTGGGTGGTGCGGGTCAACAACTTCGCCGCCGCCGGTGACTGGACGATGGACATCACCATCGGCACCGTGCCGGAGGAGGCCACCAGCGAGGACGCCCTGCTGTTCTCGCCGCGGACCGAAGAGCTGTGGACCGTCACGTGCACCATCGACGGTGCGGTCGTGGCCAGCGGTGACGTCGCGGTGGACCGTGGCGAGTCCGCGGACCTGGGTGACGTCTGCGGTGACGGTGTCGTCACCGGCCCATCGGTCGTCCGCCTGTCGGGCGACAGCCGCTTCACCACCGCCATCGACGTGTCCCAGGACCGGTTCGCGGCGGACGACTCCGCGGACGCGGTGGTCCTGGCACGCGGTGACGAGCCCTCCGGGTTCGCCGACGCCCTGGCCGGCGGCCCCCTGGCCGTGAACGTCAACGGTCCGCTGCTCATCACCAACCCCGACAGCCTGCTGGACATCGTCGCCGACGAGATCGACCGCGTCCTGGCCGAGGGGTCGACGGTGTACCTGCTCGGTGGCGAGGCCGCCCTGGACCCGTCCATCGAGTCGGAGCTCCAGGCGGCCGGCTACGAGACGGTCCGCATCTCCGGCGTCGGGCGCCACGAGACGGCGGTGGAGATCGCCGACGCGCTCGGCAACCCCGACCTGGTCCTGGTCGCCACCGGCGGGACGTTCCCCGATGCCCTGGCCGCAAGCGCTGCAGCCGGCGCCAACGACGGTGCCGTGCTGCTGACCGGCAGCGGTGAGCCCCACCCGGCCACCACCGCCTACCTGGACGAGCACGACCCGGCCGAGGCCATCGCCGTCGGTGGCCCTGCAGCGGCGGCCTACCCGGACCTCGAGTCGGTGGCCGGTGCCGACCGTCACGCCACGTCGGTGGCGGTGGCCGAGCGCCTGTTCGACCAGCCGACGGTGGCCGGTGTGGCCCGCGGTGACGCGTTCCCCGACGCCCTGTCGGGTGGCGCCCACATCGGTGCGCTCGGTGGCCCCATGCTGCTGAGCCAGACCGACGCGCTGAACCAGGGCGTCGAGGCCTACCTCTGCGGCCTGGACAGCGCCGAGACGGTGTACCTCTACGGCGGCACGGCGGCCCTGTCGGCCAACGTGCTGAGCGGCATCCAGACCGCCCTCGGCGAGACCGGCTGCACCAGCTAG
- a CDS encoding GNAT family N-acetyltransferase, translating to MDDPLVAVSWPCRTERLSIRRATAEDVEATWAFRRIDEVSQWLTRAPTTIEAYRDAFLDPDRLVATLVIELDGRVIGDLMLRVEDAWAQAEVADRAVGVQAELGWALHPDHAGHGYATEAIREMIRICIVDLGLRRVTASCFAANTASWRLMERVGMRREAHTVKESLHRSGEWLDGMDYALLREEWTPTAEEG from the coding sequence ATGGACGATCCGCTCGTGGCCGTGTCGTGGCCCTGCCGCACCGAACGGCTGTCGATCAGGCGAGCCACCGCCGAGGACGTCGAGGCCACATGGGCGTTCCGACGGATCGACGAGGTCAGCCAGTGGCTGACCCGGGCCCCCACGACGATCGAGGCGTACCGCGACGCCTTCCTCGACCCCGACCGCCTGGTCGCAACCCTGGTCATCGAGCTCGACGGTCGGGTGATCGGTGACCTGATGCTGCGGGTGGAGGACGCGTGGGCGCAGGCCGAGGTTGCCGACCGGGCCGTCGGCGTGCAGGCGGAGCTCGGCTGGGCGCTGCATCCCGACCACGCCGGCCACGGCTACGCCACCGAGGCCATTCGCGAGATGATCCGGATCTGCATCGTCGACCTCGGCCTGCGCCGGGTCACGGCCAGCTGCTTCGCCGCCAACACCGCGTCGTGGCGGCTGATGGAGCGAGTCGGCATGCGGCGCGAGGCCCACACCGTCAAGGAGTCCCTCCATCGGTCCGGCGAGTGGCTCGACGGGATGGACTACGCCCTGCTGCGCGAGGAATGGACGCCGACCGCAGAGGAGGGGTGA
- a CDS encoding trimeric intracellular cation channel family protein produces MTFAGLDPMVERVLDLAGVLVFALSGAQLGAQKRFDTVGIAALATATALGGGMTRDVLLGDTPPAALRDQMFLIVPLVATAMVLVGHRAVERISRPVLVFDAMGLGLFCVVGTAKALDHGLGAVPAVLLGVITAVGGGVIRDTLARDVPWVFRPDSTLYAIPATLGAVAVVVLWPNDALNATSAAVVVAAVFGIRVLSARFGWKAPTARG; encoded by the coding sequence ATGACGTTTGCCGGGCTGGATCCGATGGTCGAACGCGTCCTGGACCTGGCCGGGGTGCTCGTCTTCGCGCTGTCGGGCGCCCAGCTGGGCGCGCAGAAGCGCTTCGACACCGTCGGCATCGCGGCGCTCGCCACGGCCACCGCGCTCGGGGGCGGCATGACCCGCGACGTCCTCCTCGGCGACACGCCACCCGCCGCGCTACGGGATCAGATGTTCCTGATCGTGCCGCTGGTCGCGACGGCCATGGTGCTGGTCGGCCACCGGGCGGTCGAACGCATCAGCCGACCGGTGCTCGTGTTCGACGCGATGGGCCTGGGGCTGTTCTGCGTGGTCGGCACGGCCAAGGCCCTCGACCACGGGCTCGGCGCGGTCCCGGCCGTGCTGCTCGGCGTGATCACCGCGGTGGGTGGCGGCGTGATCCGCGACACCCTGGCACGGGACGTCCCGTGGGTGTTCCGGCCCGACAGCACCCTGTACGCGATCCCCGCCACGCTCGGGGCGGTCGCCGTCGTCGTGCTGTGGCCCAACGACGCTCTCAACGCCACGTCGGCCGCGGTCGTGGTCGCTGCCGTCTTCGGCATCCGGGTCCTGTCGGCCCGGTTCGGGTGGAAGGCTCCGACGGCCCGGGGCTGA
- a CDS encoding SRPBCC domain-containing protein produces MEFASIEREIHVDASPATVYEVVSSPAHVREWWPDEARYEPVPGGAGEIVFGDPSDGGSVVSITVVDARPPELFSFRWTHPAGAPATEGNSLLVTFTITPAGTGTRLRMVETGFREQGWDDARVAAEHADHASAWDHFLPRLVARATSIGVAP; encoded by the coding sequence ATGGAGTTCGCGAGCATCGAGCGGGAGATCCACGTCGACGCCTCGCCGGCCACGGTCTACGAGGTGGTCAGCAGCCCGGCGCACGTCCGGGAGTGGTGGCCCGACGAGGCTCGGTACGAACCCGTCCCCGGTGGGGCCGGCGAGATCGTCTTCGGCGACCCGTCGGACGGTGGGTCGGTCGTGTCGATCACCGTCGTCGACGCCAGGCCGCCGGAGCTGTTCTCCTTCCGCTGGACCCACCCGGCGGGAGCGCCAGCCACCGAGGGCAACTCCCTCCTGGTCACCTTCACGATCACCCCCGCCGGGACCGGCACGCGACTGCGCATGGTCGAGACCGGCTTCCGGGAGCAGGGCTGGGACGACGCCCGGGTCGCGGCCGAACACGCCGACCACGCCAGCGCGTGGGACCACTTCCTGCCTCGCCTGGTCGCCCGCGCCACGTCGATCGGGGTCGCGCCGTGA
- a CDS encoding metalloregulator ArsR/SmtB family transcription factor encodes MDGAVDDDLWLAIGDPTRRRIIDLLLAEGEGTATSLSQQLPVTRQAVAKHLTVLDRADLVEGYQQGREKRYRLDDVQLARAAAQLTEVGDAWDARLQRITRIAEAIEQRGDG; translated from the coding sequence GTGGACGGGGCCGTCGACGACGACCTCTGGCTGGCGATCGGCGATCCCACGCGGCGGCGCATCATCGACCTGCTGCTGGCCGAGGGCGAGGGGACGGCCACCTCGCTCAGCCAGCAGCTGCCCGTCACCCGGCAGGCGGTGGCCAAGCACCTGACCGTGCTGGACCGGGCCGACCTGGTCGAGGGGTACCAGCAGGGTCGCGAGAAGCGCTACCGGCTGGACGACGTCCAGCTGGCCCGGGCCGCCGCCCAGCTCACCGAGGTCGGGGACGCGTGGGACGCCCGGCTGCAGCGCATCACGCGGATCGCCGAGGCGATCGAGCAGCGCGGGGACGGCTGA
- a CDS encoding SRPBCC family protein has translation MVDILHRVGIADTAPEAVHEALTTIDGLAGWWTTDTTGDPTPGGTIAFRFPPGGFDMKVLSSQPGEEVTWEVVDGPPEWIGTTVEWRLRRDDGWTTVLFAHRGWAEPVEFMHHCSTKWATFLLSLKSLLETGKGSPSPHDVHIAYPD, from the coding sequence ATGGTTGACATCCTGCACCGCGTCGGCATCGCCGACACCGCTCCGGAGGCCGTCCACGAGGCCCTCACCACGATCGACGGCCTGGCCGGGTGGTGGACGACCGACACCACCGGCGATCCCACACCCGGTGGCACGATCGCCTTCCGCTTCCCACCCGGCGGGTTCGACATGAAGGTCCTGTCGTCCCAGCCGGGCGAGGAGGTGACGTGGGAGGTCGTCGACGGGCCGCCCGAATGGATCGGGACGACCGTCGAATGGCGGCTCCGTCGCGACGACGGCTGGACGACCGTGCTGTTCGCCCATCGCGGCTGGGCCGAGCCGGTGGAGTTCATGCACCACTGCAGCACGAAGTGGGCCACGTTCCTGCTGAGCCTGAAGTCGCTGCTGGAGACGGGGAAGGGTTCGCCGTCGCCCCACGACGTCCACATCGCGTACCCGGACTGA
- a CDS encoding HNH endonuclease signature motif containing protein — MGQAAVGGAVVVAGSVRAELVAGVSEEVAAYEARVEGLVEELTGLFSTLSAGEARFVALVGEFDELGGWADGRTRTCAHWLNWKLGIAMPAARERVRVARALRELPRLAGAFGEGRLSYSKVRAITRVATPATEETLLGFGLYATAAQMERICRTWRQVRAASEPDAEVRQRATQRFDVFLTDDGMMDVAASLPTDVGVVVARALAKASTQLFADRGAAGEGEDRRIEALRVICESFLANESSSGPSSADIWQVVVSTSAESLARAAGQDGVAVQAQPTDRAQPTDRAQPTDRAQPTDRAQPTDRAQPGDGMQSDGGTRPGDGDRVDVVGPFDTVVGSGVDHGLGQVEDGPVLAGSVLSRLACDAVLVGMVTAGHGDGQPVGVGRRRRTIPGWLRRLVHQRDPGCRFPGCPNSRWTDVHHIIHWAAGGRTDLDNLVRLCRFHHTSVHRLGIGIGRSVADRSWAFTTADGHLIEPPRLPGSIGTLAAGRGLGMWEGDPARMDHIIDALVLASATHDRAGTGPDVSAETPGLLNR; from the coding sequence ATGGGTCAGGCAGCTGTTGGTGGGGCGGTGGTGGTGGCGGGGTCGGTGCGGGCCGAGCTGGTGGCGGGGGTGAGCGAGGAGGTGGCTGCGTACGAGGCTCGGGTGGAGGGGTTGGTGGAGGAGCTGACGGGGTTGTTCTCAACGTTGTCGGCGGGTGAGGCGCGGTTCGTGGCGTTGGTGGGGGAGTTCGACGAGCTGGGTGGGTGGGCTGACGGGCGGACGCGGACGTGTGCGCATTGGTTGAACTGGAAGCTGGGGATCGCGATGCCGGCGGCGCGTGAGCGGGTGCGGGTGGCGCGGGCGTTGCGGGAGCTGCCGCGGTTGGCGGGGGCGTTCGGGGAGGGCCGGTTGTCGTACTCCAAGGTGCGGGCGATCACCCGTGTGGCGACGCCGGCGACGGAGGAGACGTTGCTGGGGTTCGGGCTGTACGCGACGGCGGCGCAGATGGAGCGGATCTGTCGGACGTGGCGGCAGGTGCGGGCGGCGAGTGAACCCGATGCCGAGGTGCGGCAGCGGGCCACGCAGCGGTTCGACGTGTTCCTCACCGATGACGGGATGATGGACGTGGCGGCGTCGTTGCCGACCGATGTGGGGGTGGTGGTGGCTCGGGCGTTGGCGAAGGCGTCGACGCAGCTGTTCGCTGACAGGGGTGCGGCGGGTGAGGGGGAGGACCGTCGGATCGAGGCGTTGCGGGTGATCTGCGAGTCATTCCTGGCCAACGAGTCGTCGTCGGGGCCGTCGTCGGCTGATATCTGGCAGGTGGTGGTGTCCACCAGCGCCGAGTCGCTTGCTCGGGCGGCCGGGCAGGACGGGGTGGCTGTGCAGGCGCAGCCGACCGACAGGGCACAGCCGACCGACAGGGCACAGCCGACCGACAGGGCACAGCCGACCGACAGGGCACAGCCGACCGACAGGGCACAGCCGGGCGATGGGATGCAGTCGGATGGTGGGACGCGGCCGGGTGACGGGGACCGCGTGGATGTCGTTGGCCCGTTCGACACCGTCGTGGGCAGCGGGGTCGATCATGGGCTGGGGCAGGTCGAGGACGGGCCGGTGCTGGCGGGGTCGGTGCTGTCCCGGTTGGCGTGTGACGCGGTCCTGGTCGGGATGGTGACGGCAGGGCACGGTGACGGGCAGCCGGTGGGTGTCGGCCGGCGTCGGCGGACGATTCCCGGGTGGCTTCGTCGGCTGGTGCACCAGCGTGATCCGGGGTGTCGGTTCCCGGGGTGTCCCAACAGCCGCTGGACCGATGTGCATCACATCATCCACTGGGCGGCCGGGGGGAGGACCGATCTGGACAACCTGGTGCGGTTGTGTCGGTTCCACCACACCAGCGTGCATCGGCTGGGGATCGGGATCGGCCGGTCGGTGGCGGATCGGTCGTGGGCCTTCACCACGGCCGACGGGCACCTGATCGAGCCGCCCCGGCTTCCCGGATCGATCGGGACGCTGGCGGCCGGTCGTGGGCTGGGCATGTGGGAGGGCGACCCGGCGCGGATGGACCACATCATCGATGCGCTGGTCCTCGCCTCGGCCACCCACGACCGCGCCGGCACCGGGCCCGACGTTTCCGCGGAAACACCCGGATTGCTGAACCGGTAG
- a CDS encoding N-acetyltransferase: MITSPPLPPGLVAHRLADRLDLVDEVHRLGAEVWPEFMRHSAGGGEYYGHLHDTFADCAIVVTDGGGQVVARVLWIPFPFDGWLADEGWDWVIERGIAARRNGTACSAASALEIGIHPNLRGGGLSGILLGHMRAAVAADGHHSLFAPVRPNAKHTHPHDDMATYLRRLRPDGLPGDPWLRVHVRAGGQVVAPCNRSMTIGGTVQEWAEWTEADLAAPGNHEVPLALAPVTSDGIRAVYIEPNVWVRHPLG; the protein is encoded by the coding sequence ATGATCACTTCTCCCCCGCTTCCACCGGGACTGGTCGCCCACCGGCTGGCGGATCGCCTCGACTTGGTCGACGAGGTGCACCGCCTGGGTGCGGAGGTGTGGCCCGAGTTCATGCGCCACTCCGCGGGTGGCGGCGAGTACTACGGGCACCTCCACGACACCTTCGCCGACTGCGCCATCGTCGTCACCGACGGCGGCGGGCAGGTCGTGGCACGCGTGCTCTGGATCCCGTTCCCCTTCGACGGCTGGTTGGCCGACGAGGGGTGGGACTGGGTGATCGAACGCGGTATCGCGGCCCGCCGCAACGGCACCGCCTGCAGCGCGGCGTCGGCCCTGGAGATCGGCATCCACCCGAACCTCCGGGGAGGGGGCCTCAGCGGGATCCTCCTCGGCCACATGCGAGCTGCCGTGGCCGCCGACGGGCATCACAGCCTCTTCGCGCCGGTGCGGCCCAACGCCAAGCACACCCACCCGCACGACGACATGGCCACCTACCTGCGCCGCCTGCGTCCCGACGGGTTGCCCGGCGACCCGTGGCTGCGCGTGCACGTCCGAGCGGGCGGCCAGGTCGTCGCGCCGTGCAACCGGTCGATGACGATCGGCGGCACGGTGCAGGAGTGGGCCGAGTGGACCGAGGCCGACCTGGCTGCACCCGGCAACCACGAGGTCCCGCTGGCCCTCGCCCCGGTCACCTCCGACGGCATCAGGGCGGTCTACATCGAACCCAACGTGTGGGTCCGCCACCCGCTGGGCTAG
- a CDS encoding heavy metal-responsive transcriptional regulator, with protein sequence MKIGELASRTDVPTRTIRFWEGEGLLSAPARTASGYRDYDDHAADRIAFIRQSQTAGLTLAQIRQILDVADDGTPPCAHVTDAVAERLAEVDARIAELRATRRHLQSLADRAAAQDPAACEGYCSIIQPG encoded by the coding sequence ATGAAGATCGGCGAGCTCGCATCGCGTACCGACGTCCCGACCAGGACGATTCGCTTCTGGGAGGGCGAGGGCCTCCTGTCGGCGCCGGCGCGAACCGCCTCGGGCTACCGGGACTACGACGACCACGCCGCCGACCGCATCGCCTTCATCCGGCAGTCCCAGACCGCCGGGCTGACCCTCGCCCAGATCCGTCAGATCCTCGACGTGGCCGACGACGGCACGCCGCCGTGTGCCCACGTGACCGACGCGGTCGCCGAACGCCTCGCGGAGGTCGACGCCCGGATCGCCGAGCTCCGGGCGACCCGCCGTCACCTGCAGTCCCTCGCCGACCGCGCCGCCGCGCAGGACCCTGCCGCGTGCGAGGGCTACTGCTCGATCATCCAACCGGGATGA